In Piliocolobus tephrosceles isolate RC106 chromosome 5, ASM277652v3, whole genome shotgun sequence, a single genomic region encodes these proteins:
- the DDAH2 gene encoding N(G),N(G)-dimethylarginine dimethylaminohydrolase 2: protein MGTPGEGLGRCSHALIRGVPESLASGEDAGAGLPALDLAKAQREHGVLGGKLRQRLGLQLLELPPEESLPLGPLLGDTAVIQGDTALITRPWSPARRPEVDGVRKALQDLGLRIVEIGDENATLDGTDVLFTGREFFVGLSKWTNHRGAEIVADTFRDFAVSTVPVSGPSHLRGLCGMGGPRTVVAGSSEAAQKAVRAMAVLTDHPYASLTLPDDAAADCLFLRPGLPGVPPFLLHRGGGDLPNSQEALQKLSDVTLVPVSCSELEKAGAGLSSLCLVLSTRPHS from the exons ATGGGGACGCCGGGGGAGGGGCTGGGCCGCTGCTCCCATGCCCTGATCCGGGGAGTCCCAGAGAGCCTGGCGTCGGGGGAAGATGCGGGGGCTGGCCTTCCGGCTCTGGATCTGGCCAAAGCCCAAAGGGAGCACGGGGTGCTGGGAGGTAAACTGAGGCAGCGACTGGGGCTACAGCTGCTAGAACTGCCACCTGAGGAGTCGTTGCCGCTGGGACCGCTGCTTGGCGACACGGCCGTGATCCAAGGGGACACGGCCCTAATCACGCGACCCTGGAGCCCCGCTCGTAGGCCAGAG GTCGATGGAGTCCGCAAAGCCCTGCAAGACCTGGGGCTCCGAATTGTGGAAATAGGAGACGAGAACGCGACGCTGGATGGCACTGACGTTCTCTTCACCG GCCGGGAGTTTTTCGTAGGCCTCTCCAAATGGACCAATCACCgaggagctgagatcgtggcggACACGTTCCGG GACTTCGCCGTCTCCACTGTGCCAGTCTCGGGTCCCTCACACCTGCGTGGTCTCTGCGGCATGGGGGGACCTCGCACTGTTGTGGCAGGCAGCAGCGAAGCTGCCCAAAAGGCTGTCCGG GCAATGGCAGTGCTGACTGATCACCCATATGCTTCCCTGACCCTCCCAGATGACGCAGCTGCTGACTGTCTCTTTCTTCGTCCTGGGTTGCCTGGTGTGCCCCCTTTCCTCCTGCACCGTGGAGGTGGGGATCTGCCCAACAGCCAGGAG GCACTGCAGAAGCTCTCTGATGTCACCCTGGTCCCTGTGTCCTGCTCAGAACTGGAGAAGGCTGGCGCCGGGCTCAGCTCCCTCTGCTTGGTGCTCAGCACACGCCCCCACAGCTGA
- the SAPCD1 gene encoding suppressor APC domain-containing protein 1 codes for MGSQGSGGMPLVQVPYTVLLLPLGTSRQDPGAQSFFLWLQRMQALEREQDALWQGLELLQHGQAWFEDRLKEAQQQQLHLGALGENFLTDLHSEPGGPPLAQIQKVNICLQNLIHEKFSPSPLNKASSCTTQDSKERRRKQNLWRQQELSRQQKGVTQPKEEVAQRGCTNRPRGPTRV; via the exons ATGGGGAGCCAGGGTTCTGGCGGGATGCCCTTGGTGCAGGTTCCCTACACAGTCCTGCTGCTGCCGCTGGGAACAAGCCGCCAAGACCCGGGGGCCCAGAGCTTCTTCCTTTGG CTGCAGAGGATGCAGGCTCTGGAGAGAGAACAGGATGCCCTGTGGCAGGGGCTGGAGCTGCTACAGCATGGCCAGGCCTGGTTTGAAGACCGTCTGAAGGAGGCACAGCAACAGCAGCTGCATCTAGGGGCCCTTGGTGAG AATTTTCTAACAGATTTACACTCAGAGCCTGGTGGCCCCCCATTAGCCCAGATTCAAAAGGTGAACATCTGTTTGCAGAATCTGATTCATGAGAAG TTCTCCCCAAGTCCACTGAACAAGGCTAGTTCCTGCACCACCCAGGATTCAAAGGAAAGACGAAGGAAGCAGAACTTGTGGCGGCAACAG GAGTTGTCAAGGCAGCAGAAAGGAGTCACCCAGCCAAAGGAGGAGGTGGCTCAGCGGGGCTGCACCAACAGGCCAAGAGGCCCTACCCGTGTCTGA
- the CLIC1 gene encoding chloride intracellular channel protein 1: MAEEQPQVELFVKAGSDGAKIGNCPFSQRLFMVLWLKGVTFNVTTVDTKRRTETVQKLCPGGQLPFLLYGTEVHTDTNKIEEFLEAVLCPPRYPKLAALNPESNTAGLDIFAKFSAYIKNSNPALNDNLEKGLLKALKVLDNYLTSPLPEEVDETSAEDEGVSQRKFLDGNELTLADCNLLPKLHIVQVVCKKYRGFTIPEVFRGVHRYLSNAYAREEFASTCPDDEEIELAYEQVAKALK, from the exons ATGGCTGAAGAACAACCGCAGGTCGAATTGTTCGTGAAG GCTGGCAGTGATGGGGCCAAGATTGGGAACTGCCCGTTCTCCCAGAGACTGTTCATGGTACTGTGGCTCAAGGGAGTCACCTTCAATGTTACCACCGTTGACACCAAAAG GCGGACCGAGACAGTGCAGAAGCTGTGCCCAGGAGGGCAGCTCCCATTCCTGCTGTATGGCACTGAAGTGCACACAGACACCAACAAGATTGAGGAATTTCTGGAGGCAGTGCTGTGCCCTCCCAG GTATCCCAAGCTGGCAGCTCTGAACCCTGAGTCCAACACTGCTGGGCTGGACATATTTGCCAAATTTTCTGCCTACATCAAGAATTCAAACCCAGCACTCAATGATA ATCTGGAGAAGGGACTCCTGAAAGCCCTGAAGGTTTTAGACAATTACTTAACATCCCCCCTCCCAGAAGAAGTGGATGAAACCAGTGCTGAAGATGAAGGTGTCTCTCAGAGGAAGTTTCTGGATGGCAACGAGCTCACCCTGGCTGACTGCAACCTGTTGCCAAAGTTACACATAGTACAG GTGGTGTGTAAGAAGTACCGGGGATTCACCATCCCCGAGGTCTTCCGGGGAGTGCATCGGTACTTGAGCAATGCCTACGCGCGGGAAGAATTCGCTTCCACCTGTCCAGATGATGAGGAGATCGAGCTCGCCTATGAGCAAGTGGCCAAGGCCCTCAAATAA
- the MSH5 gene encoding mutS protein homolog 5: MASLGVNPSRTPQGTGPGAASSGFSSPAPVPGPREAEEEEVEEEEELAEIHLCVLWNSGYMGIAYYDTSDSTIHFMPDAPDHESLKLLQRVLDEINPQSVVTSAKQDENMTRFLGKLASQEHRQPKRPEIVFLPSVDFGLEISKQRLLSGNYSFIPDSMTATEKILFLSSIIPFDCLLTVRALGGLLKFLGRRRIGVELEDCNVSVPILGFKKFMLTHLVNIDQDTYSVLQIFKSESHPSAYKVASGLKEGLSLFGILNRCRCKWGEKLLRLWFTRPTHDLGELNSRLDVIQFFLLPQNLDMAQMLHRLLGHIKNVPLILKRMKLSHTKVSDWQVLYKTVYGALGLRDACRSLPQSIQLFRDIAQEFSDDLHHIASLIGKVVDFEGSLAENRFTVLPNIDPEIDEKKRRLMGLPSFLTEVARKELENLDSRIPSCSVIYIPLIGFLLSIPRLPFMVEASDFEINGLDFMFLSEEKLHYRSARTKELDALLGDLHCEIRDQETLLMYQLQCQVLARAAVLTQVLDLASRLDVLLALASAARDYGYSRPRYSPQVLGVRIQNGRHPLMELCARTFVPNSTECGGDKGRVKVITGPNSSGKSIYLKQVGLITFMALVGSFVPAEEAEIGAVDAIFTRIHSCESISLGLSTFMIDLNQVAKAVNNATAQSLVLIDEFGKGTNTVDGLALLAAVLRHWLARGPTCPHIFVATNFLSLVQLQLLPQGPLVQYLTMETCEDGNDLVFFYQVCEGVAKASHASHTAAQAGLPDKLVARGKEVSDLIRSGKPIKPVKDLLKKNQMENCQTLVDKFMKLDLEDPNLDLNVFMSQEVLPAATSIL; this comes from the exons ATGGCCTCCTTAGGAGTGAACCCAAGCAGGACACCGCAGGGGACAGGACCTGGGGCGGCCTCCTCTGGCTTCTCCAGCCCGGCCCCAGTGCCGGGCCccagggaggccgaggaggaggaagttgaggaggaggaggagctggccgAG ATCCATCTATGTGTGCTGTGGAATTCAGGATACATGGGCATTGCCTACTATGATACTAGTGACTCCACTATCCACTTCATGCCAGATGCCCCAGACCACGAGAGCCTCAAGCTTCTCCAGAGAG TTCTGGATGAGATCAATCCCCAGTCTGTTGTTACAAGTGCCAAACAAGATGAGAATATGACTCGATTTCTGGGAAAGCTTG CCTCCCAGGAGCACAGACAGCCTAAAAGACCTGAAATCGTATTTTTGCCAagtgtggattttg GTCTGGAGATAAGCAAACAACGCCTCCTTTCTGGAAACTACTCCTTCATCCCAGACTCCATGACTGCCACTGAGAAaatcctcttcctctcttccatTATTCCCTTTGACTGCCTCCTCACA gttcgagcactTGGAGGGCTGCTGAAGTTCCTGGGTCGAAGAAGAATCGGGGTTGAACTGGAAGACTGTAACGTCAGCGTCCCCATCCTGGGCTTTAAGAAATTTATGTT GACTCATCTTGTGAACATAGATCAAGACACTTACAG TGTTCTACAGATTTTTAAGAGCGAGTCTCACCCCTCAGCATACAAAGTGGCCAGTGGACTGAAGGAGGGGCTCAGCCTCTTTG GAATCCTCAACAGATGCCGCTGTAAGTGGGGAGAGAAGCTGCTCAG GCTATGGTTCACACGTCCGACTCATGACCTGGGGGAACTCAATTCTCGTCTGGACGTCATTCAGTTTTTTCTGCTGCCCCAGAATCTGGACATGGCTCAGATGCTGCATCGGCTCCTGGGTCACATCAAGAACGTGCCC CTGATTCTGAAACGCATGAAGTTGTCCCACACCAAGGTCAGCGACTGGCAGGTTCTCTACAAG ACTGTGTACGGTGCCCTGGGCCTGAGGGATGCCTGCCGCTCCCTGCCGCAGTCCATCCAGCTCTTTCGGGACATTGCCCAAGAGTTCTCTGATGACCTGCACCATATTGCCAGCCTCATTGGGAAAGTA GTGGACTTTGAGGGCAGCCTTGCTGAAAATCGCTTCACAGTCCTCCCCAACATAGATCCTGAAATTGATGAGA AAAAGCGAAGACTGATGGGACTTCCCAGTTTCCTTACTGAGGTTGCCCGCAAGGAGCTGGAGAATCTGGACTCACGTATTCCTTCATGCAGTGTCATCTACATCCCTCTG ATCGGCTTCCTTCTTTCTATTCCTCGCCTGCCTTTCATGGTAGAGGCCAGTGACTTTGAGATTAATGGACTGGACTTCATG ttTCTCTCAGAGGAGAAGCTGCACTATCGTAGTGCCCGAACCAAGGAGCTGGATGCATTGCTGGGGGACCTGCACTGTGAGATCCGGG ACCAGGAGACGCTGCTGATGTACCAGCTACAGTGCCAGGTGCTGGCACGAGCAGCTGTCTTAACCCAAGTATTGGACCTTGCCTCCCGCCTGGACGTCCTGCTGGCTCTTGCCAGTGCTGCCCGGGACTATGGCTACTCAAGGCCGCGTTACTCCCCTCAGGTCCTTGGGGTGCGAATCCAGAATGGCAG ACATCCTCTGATGGAACTCTGTGCCCGAACTTTTGTGCCCAACTCCACAGAATGTGGTGGGGACAAAGGAAGGGTCAAAGTCATCACTGGACCCAACTCATCAGGGAAGAGCATATACCTCAAACAG GTAGGCTTGATCACATTCATGGCCCTGGTAGGCAGCTTTGTGCCAGCAGAGGAGGCCGAAATTGGGGCAGTAGACGCCATCTTCACACGAATTcatagctgtgaatccatctccCTTGGCCTCTCCACCTTCATGATCGACCTCAACCAG GTGGCAAAAGCAGTGAACAATGCCACTGCACAGTCGCTGGTCCTCATTGATGAATTTGGAAAGGGAACCAACACG GTGGATGGGCTCGCGCTTCTGGCCGCTGTGCTCCGACACTGGCTGGCACGTGGACCCACATGCCCCCACATCTTTGTGGCCACCAACTTTCTGAGCCTTGTTCAGTTACAGCTGCTGCCACAAGGGCCCCTGGTGCAGTATTTG aCCATGGAGACCTGTGAGGATGGCAACGACCTTGTCTTCTTCTATCAGGTTTGCGAAGGTGTTGCAAAGGCCAGCCATGCTTCCCAcacagctgcccaggctgggcttcctGACAAGCTTGTAGCTCGTGGCAAGGAG GTCTCAGACTTGATCCGCAGTGGAAAACCCATCAAGCCTGTCAAGGATTTGctaaagaagaaccaaatggaaaa ttGCCAGACATTAGTGGATAAGTTTATGAAACTGGATTTGGAAGATCCTAACCTGGACTTGAACGTTTTCATGAGCCAGGAAGTGCTGCCTGCTGCCACCAGCATCCTCTGA